A single region of the Streptomyces sp. ITFR-16 genome encodes:
- a CDS encoding BlaI/MecI/CopY family transcriptional regulator, which yields MPRQLGELEDAVMTRVWQWNRPVTVREVLEDLQQERSIAYTTVMTVMDNLHQKGWVRREVDGRAYRYTAVSTRAAYSAALMNEAWSRSDNPAAALVAFFGMMSAEQREALRDAMRIVLPTLPEDAEAPDGEAGEAGEAADEAEPESGR from the coding sequence GTGCCCCGTCAATTGGGAGAGCTGGAAGACGCCGTGATGACGCGGGTCTGGCAATGGAACCGTCCGGTAACCGTGCGGGAAGTCCTGGAGGACCTTCAGCAGGAGCGGTCCATCGCCTACACCACCGTCATGACGGTAATGGACAATCTCCATCAGAAGGGCTGGGTGCGCCGGGAAGTGGACGGCCGCGCATATCGATATACGGCGGTCTCCACGCGCGCCGCATACTCGGCGGCCCTGATGAACGAAGCGTGGTCGCGGAGTGACAACCCCGCCGCGGCGCTGGTCGCGTTCTTCGGGATGATGTCGGCGGAGCAGCGCGAAGCGCTCCGCGACGCGATGCGGATCGTTCTGCCCACACTTCCCGAGGATGCCGAGGCGCCCGACGGTGAAGCGGGTGAAGCCGGTGAAGCGGCCGATGAAGCGGAGCCGGAGAGCGGGCGATAG
- a CDS encoding amino-acid N-acetyltransferase, producing MSSELPQTDFQTEPSVINVAITVRRARTSDVPAVRRLLDGYVREGILLDKATVTLYEDIQEFWIAERDEDARVIGCGALHVMWEDLAEVRTLAVDHSIKGAGVGHQVLDKLLQTARWLGVRRVFCLTFEVDFFAKHGFVEIGETPVDGDVYSELLRSYDEGVAEFLGLERVKPNTLGNSRMLLHL from the coding sequence ATGTCCTCAGAGCTTCCGCAAACCGATTTCCAGACCGAACCGTCGGTTATAAACGTGGCCATCACCGTCCGGCGTGCGCGCACGAGCGATGTGCCCGCCGTCCGCCGTCTCCTCGACGGCTACGTTCGGGAAGGCATCCTGCTCGACAAAGCGACGGTGACGCTTTACGAGGACATCCAGGAGTTCTGGATCGCCGAACGCGACGAGGACGCCCGGGTCATCGGCTGCGGCGCACTGCATGTGATGTGGGAAGACCTCGCCGAAGTCCGTACTCTCGCGGTCGATCACAGCATCAAGGGCGCCGGAGTCGGGCATCAAGTCCTCGACAAGTTGTTGCAGACCGCCCGCTGGCTGGGCGTCCGCCGGGTTTTCTGCCTCACCTTCGAAGTCGACTTCTTCGCGAAGCACGGCTTCGTCGAGATCGGAGAGACACCGGTCGACGGGGATGTGTACAGCGAGCTGCTGCGTTCCTATGACGAGGGAGTCGCGGAGTTCCTCGGTCTCGAACGAGTGAAGCCGAACACCTTGGGCAACAGCCGGATGCTTCTGCACCTGTGA
- a CDS encoding Lsr2 family protein: MAQKVQVLLVDDLDGGEADETVTFALDGKTYEIDLTTSNADKLRSLLEPYAKNGRRTGGRAASGRGKGRAVTGGNKDTAEIRKWARENGHNVNDRGRVPAEIREAYEKANG; this comes from the coding sequence GTGGCACAGAAGGTTCAGGTCCTTCTTGTTGACGACCTCGACGGCGGCGAGGCGGACGAGACGGTGACGTTCGCGCTGGATGGCAAGACCTACGAGATTGACCTCACCACGAGCAACGCGGACAAGCTGCGCAGTCTTCTTGAGCCCTACGCCAAGAACGGCCGGCGCACCGGTGGCCGGGCGGCGTCCGGCCGCGGCAAGGGCCGCGCCGTTACGGGGGGCAACAAGGACACCGCCGAGATCCGGAAGTGGGCCCGCGAGAACGGCCACAATGTGAATGACCGCGGCCGCGTTCCCGCCGAGATCCGCGAGGCTTACGAGAAGGCCAACGGCTGA
- a CDS encoding SCO3374 family protein, translated as MALTVPPPRTPSPAERDSDADVPLGDWARWYERELGWAAAGSAPVRLLTGLRFDTLVVPAAAGLAALRRAGPTGPVALTGRRMSLLVAPGSADELPGLLDWLEWGGVSLALTALGAGGRITAPPPPGRPVPPGAASWLRPPWSLREQDGVPVLPAFSGFGSRGGDAPDLIRLVDAVATECHRARLTHARTGLPADERTAQPLAFS; from the coding sequence ATGGCCCTCACCGTCCCGCCGCCGCGCACCCCGTCACCCGCCGAGCGGGACAGCGATGCCGACGTGCCACTGGGCGACTGGGCCCGGTGGTACGAGCGGGAGCTCGGCTGGGCCGCAGCGGGCAGCGCGCCCGTGCGGCTGCTGACCGGGCTGCGGTTCGACACACTCGTGGTCCCCGCCGCCGCCGGGCTCGCGGCGCTGCGGCGGGCGGGTCCGACGGGACCGGTGGCACTGACGGGCCGTCGGATGAGTCTGCTGGTGGCGCCGGGCAGCGCGGACGAGCTGCCGGGGCTGCTCGACTGGCTGGAGTGGGGCGGGGTCTCTCTCGCGCTGACCGCTCTCGGCGCGGGCGGCCGGATCACCGCACCGCCGCCGCCGGGCCGGCCGGTGCCGCCGGGGGCCGCATCCTGGCTGCGGCCCCCCTGGTCACTGCGAGAACAGGACGGAGTGCCGGTTCTCCCGGCGTTCTCCGGGTTCGGGAGCAGGGGTGGGGATGCTCCCGATCTCATCCGGCTCGTCGACGCCGTGGCGACGGAATGCCATCGGGCCCGGCTGACGCATGCCCGGACGGGGCTGCCTGCCGATGAGCGGACCGCTCAGCCGTTGGCCTTCTCGTAA
- a CDS encoding ATP-dependent Clp protease ATP-binding subunit yields MFERFTDRARRVVVLAQEEARMLNHNYIGTEHILLGLIHEGEGVAAKALESLGISLEAVRQQVEEIIGQGQQAPSGHIPFTPRAKKVLELSLREALQLGHNYIGTEHILLGLIREGEGVAAQVLVKLGADLNRVRQQVIQLLSGYSGGKEAATAGGPAEGTPSTSLVLDQFGRNLTQAARESKLDPVIGREKEIERVMQVLSRRTKNNPVLIGEPGVGKTAVVEGLAQAIVKGEVPETLKDKHLYTLDLGALVAGSRYRGDFEERLKKVLKEIRTRGDIILFIDELHTLVGAGAAEGAIDAASILKPMLARGELQTIGATTLDEYRKHLEKDAALERRFQPIQVAEPSLPHTIEILKGLRDRYEAHHRVSITDEALVQAATLADRYISDRFLPDKAIDLIDEAGSRMRIRRMTAPPDLREFDEKIAGVRRDKESAIDSQDFEKAASLRDKEKQLLAAKAKREKEWKAGDMDVVAEVDGELIAEVLATATGIPVFKLTEEESSRLLRMEDELHKRVIGQKDAIKALSQAIRRTRAGLKDPKRPGGSFIFAGPSGVGKTELSKTLAEFLFGDEDALISLDMSEFSEKHTVSRLFGSPPGYVGYEEGGQLTEKVRRKPFSVVLFDEVEKAHPDIFNSLLQILEDGRLTDSQGRVVDFKNTVIIMTTNLGTRDISKGFNLGFAAQGDVKTNYERMKIKVNEELKQHFRPEFLNRVDDTVVFHQLTEEDIIQIVDLMLAKVDERLKDRDMGIELSPAAKSLLAKKGYDPVMGARPLRRTIQREIEDILSEKILFGELRPGHIVVVGTEGEGDEQKFTFRGEEKSALPDVPPIEQAAGGAGPNMTKEA; encoded by the coding sequence ATGTTCGAGAGGTTCACCGACCGCGCGCGGCGGGTTGTCGTCCTGGCTCAGGAAGAAGCCCGGATGCTCAACCACAACTACATCGGCACCGAGCACATCCTCCTGGGCCTGATCCACGAGGGTGAGGGTGTCGCCGCTAAGGCCCTGGAGAGCCTCGGGATTTCGCTCGAGGCGGTCCGCCAGCAGGTGGAGGAGATCATCGGCCAGGGCCAGCAGGCCCCGTCCGGCCACATCCCCTTCACGCCCCGAGCCAAGAAGGTCCTGGAGCTGTCGCTCCGCGAGGCCCTCCAGCTCGGCCACAACTACATCGGCACCGAGCACATCCTGCTCGGCCTCATCCGCGAGGGCGAGGGCGTCGCCGCCCAGGTCCTCGTGAAGCTGGGCGCCGACCTGAACCGGGTGCGCCAGCAGGTCATCCAGCTGCTCTCCGGTTACTCGGGGGGCAAGGAGGCCGCCACCGCCGGCGGCCCCGCGGAGGGCACTCCCTCCACCTCCCTGGTGCTGGACCAGTTCGGCCGGAATCTCACCCAGGCCGCTCGCGAATCCAAGCTCGACCCGGTCATCGGGCGCGAGAAGGAGATCGAGCGGGTCATGCAGGTGCTGTCCCGGCGCACGAAGAACAACCCGGTCCTCATCGGCGAGCCCGGCGTCGGCAAGACGGCGGTCGTCGAGGGCCTGGCCCAGGCCATCGTCAAGGGCGAGGTGCCCGAGACCCTCAAGGACAAGCACCTCTACACCCTCGACCTCGGCGCCCTGGTCGCCGGCTCCCGCTACCGCGGTGACTTCGAGGAGCGCCTGAAGAAGGTGCTCAAGGAGATCCGCACCCGCGGCGACATCATCCTGTTCATCGACGAGCTCCACACCCTGGTGGGTGCGGGCGCCGCCGAGGGCGCGATCGACGCCGCGAGCATCCTCAAGCCCATGCTGGCGCGAGGCGAGCTGCAGACCATCGGTGCCACCACGCTCGACGAGTACCGCAAGCACCTGGAGAAGGACGCCGCTCTCGAGCGCCGCTTCCAGCCCATCCAGGTCGCGGAGCCGTCGCTGCCGCACACCATCGAGATCCTCAAGGGTCTGCGCGACCGCTACGAGGCCCACCACCGCGTGTCCATCACGGACGAGGCGCTGGTGCAGGCCGCGACGCTGGCCGACCGGTACATCTCGGACCGCTTCCTGCCGGACAAGGCGATCGACCTGATCGACGAGGCCGGTTCCCGGATGCGCATCCGCCGGATGACCGCGCCGCCGGACCTCCGCGAGTTCGACGAGAAGATCGCGGGTGTCCGCCGGGACAAGGAGTCGGCCATCGACTCCCAGGACTTCGAGAAGGCGGCGTCTCTCCGCGACAAGGAGAAGCAGCTGCTGGCGGCGAAGGCCAAGCGCGAGAAGGAGTGGAAGGCCGGCGACATGGACGTCGTGGCCGAGGTGGACGGCGAGCTCATCGCCGAGGTCCTCGCCACCGCCACCGGCATCCCGGTCTTCAAGCTGACGGAGGAGGAGTCCTCCCGTCTGCTGCGCATGGAGGACGAGCTCCACAAGCGCGTCATCGGCCAGAAGGACGCCATCAAGGCCCTCTCGCAGGCGATCCGCCGTACGCGAGCCGGTCTGAAGGACCCGAAGCGCCCCGGTGGCTCGTTCATCTTCGCCGGCCCGTCCGGCGTCGGTAAGACCGAGCTCTCCAAGACGCTCGCCGAGTTCCTCTTCGGCGACGAGGACGCGCTGATCTCCCTCGACATGTCGGAGTTCAGCGAGAAGCACACGGTCTCGCGTCTCTTCGGTTCGCCCCCCGGCTACGTGGGCTACGAGGAGGGCGGGCAGCTCACCGAGAAGGTGCGCCGCAAGCCGTTCTCCGTCGTCCTCTTCGACGAGGTCGAGAAGGCCCACCCCGACATCTTCAACTCCCTGCTCCAGATCCTGGAGGACGGTCGCCTGACCGACTCCCAGGGCCGGGTCGTGGACTTCAAGAACACGGTCATCATCATGACGACCAACCTCGGGACCCGGGACATCTCCAAGGGCTTCAACCTGGGCTTCGCCGCCCAGGGCGACGTGAAGACGAACTACGAGCGGATGAAGATCAAGGTCAACGAAGAGCTCAAGCAGCACTTCCGGCCCGAGTTCCTCAACCGCGTCGACGACACGGTCGTCTTCCACCAGCTCACCGAGGAAGACATCATCCAGATCGTCGACCTCATGCTCGCCAAGGTGGACGAGCGCCTGAAGGACCGCGACATGGGCATCGAGCTGAGCCCGGCCGCCAAGTCGCTTCTGGCGAAGAAGGGCTACGACCCCGTGATGGGCGCCCGGCCGCTGCGCCGGACGATCCAGCGCGAGATCGAGGACATCCTCTCCGAGAAGATCCTCTTCGGTGAGCTGCGCCCTGGTCACATCGTGGTCGTCGGCACCGAGGGCGAGGGTGACGAGCAGAAGTTCACCTTCAGGGGCGAGGAGAAGTCGGCTCTGCCCGACGTCCCGCCGATCGAGCAGGCGGCAGGCGGCGCCGGCCCGAACATGACGAAGGAAGCGTGA
- a CDS encoding M23 family metallopeptidase — MSKRVTFQSRRPSVSRVRGAVVAAGLGTSMVLGAGAAFAAGTAGTPGAASLVSSATADSVAKQAAAQGKAAEHTAKKKAEAAKKKAAAKKKAAAAKKKAAAKRAAKLAWETPVDHYELSASFGNDGSRWAHKHSGQDFAVPIGTKVEAAHTGTIVKAGPNGGGDGPAYGNAIVIKHSDGRYSQYAHLSKIDVHIGQHVKKGQKIALSGNTGNSSGPHLHFEIRNTANYGSAVNPVNYLHKEGVTV; from the coding sequence ATGTCGAAGCGCGTTACGTTCCAGTCCCGCCGCCCGTCCGTGTCCCGTGTCCGTGGCGCCGTGGTGGCAGCCGGCCTGGGGACATCGATGGTTCTCGGTGCGGGTGCTGCGTTCGCGGCCGGCACGGCGGGAACCCCGGGTGCCGCGAGCCTGGTGAGCTCGGCCACCGCCGACTCGGTCGCCAAGCAGGCGGCCGCCCAGGGCAAGGCCGCCGAGCACACCGCGAAGAAGAAGGCCGAGGCGGCGAAGAAGAAGGCCGCAGCCAAGAAGAAGGCCGCCGCCGCGAAGAAGAAGGCCGCCGCCAAGCGGGCCGCGAAGCTGGCGTGGGAGACCCCGGTCGACCACTACGAGCTGAGCGCGAGCTTCGGCAACGACGGCAGCCGCTGGGCGCACAAGCACTCCGGCCAGGACTTCGCCGTGCCGATCGGCACCAAGGTCGAGGCCGCGCACACCGGCACCATCGTCAAGGCCGGCCCCAACGGCGGCGGCGACGGTCCCGCGTACGGCAACGCCATCGTGATCAAGCACAGCGACGGCCGCTACTCGCAGTACGCGCACCTGTCGAAGATCGACGTGCACATCGGCCAGCACGTGAAGAAGGGCCAGAAGATCGCCCTGTCCGGCAACACCGGCAACTCCAGCGGCCCGCACCTGCACTTCGAGATCCGGAACACCGCGAACTACGGTTCCGCGGTCAACCCGGTGAACTACCTCCACAAGGAGGGCGTCACGGTCTGA
- a CDS encoding TetR/AcrR family transcriptional regulator, translated as MGSTPQPRRGNTRQRIQDVALELFAEQGYEKTSLREISERLDVTKAALYYHFKTKEDILVSIFEGLNRPVAELIAWGETQPRTLETKVEILRRYSDALVAAAPLFRFMQENQATVRDLSIGQTIKGRVLSLVDLIKDPDAPLTDQVRCFTALFTMHAGMFALKDIDGDPEEKRKAVLEVAVELVTRAHDPGPHQ; from the coding sequence ATGGGCAGCACGCCGCAGCCGCGCCGGGGCAACACCCGCCAGCGCATCCAGGACGTGGCCCTGGAACTCTTCGCCGAGCAGGGGTACGAGAAGACCTCCCTGCGGGAGATCAGCGAGAGGCTGGACGTCACCAAGGCGGCGCTGTACTACCACTTCAAGACCAAGGAAGACATCTTGGTCAGCATCTTCGAGGGCCTCAACCGGCCGGTCGCGGAGCTGATCGCCTGGGGCGAGACACAGCCGCGCACCCTGGAGACGAAGGTGGAGATCCTCCGCCGCTACAGCGACGCGCTGGTCGCTGCCGCCCCGCTCTTCCGCTTCATGCAGGAGAACCAGGCGACCGTACGCGACCTGAGCATCGGCCAGACGATCAAGGGCCGGGTCCTGTCCCTCGTCGACCTGATCAAGGACCCCGACGCGCCGCTCACCGACCAGGTGCGCTGCTTCACGGCGCTCTTCACCATGCACGCCGGGATGTTCGCGCTCAAAGACATCGACGGCGACCCCGAGGAGAAGCGCAAGGCCGTCCTCGAAGTCGCCGTCGAACTGGTCACCCGGGCCCATGACCCGGGTCCCCACCAGTAG
- the cseC gene encoding two-component system sensor histidine kinase CseC: MRRPDLRTGVRWKISIAIAAVGALIAVALSLVVHNAARVSMLENAREVQLERLNYAQLLYEATKTKKADPRFGAKLNDPTMPKSLRQETRRNRRATHVEDRGGVPDVWAAVPVGNGDVLSLHTRFADRSTTIMGDLDRALIIGSVSVVLGGSALGVLIGGQLSRRLRKAAAAAGKVAQGNTDVRVRDAVGGVVRDETDELAGAVDALTDALNERIEAERRVTADIAHELRTPVTGLLTAAELLPPGRPTELVRDRAQAMRTLVEDVLEVARLDSASERAELQEIALGEFVSRRVALLDPDVRVHVVHESWVSTDPRRLERILGNLLGNAAKHGSTPVEVTVEGRVVRVRDHGSGFPAALLREGPSRFRTGSTDRAGHGHGLGLTIAAGQARVLGARLTFRNAAPEGAAQGAGGAIAVLWLPEHAPTDTGSYPMLLTEQRGPEPGARKAAGSWARGERPEG, encoded by the coding sequence ATGAGGCGCCCGGATCTGCGGACGGGTGTCCGCTGGAAGATCAGCATCGCCATCGCGGCGGTCGGCGCGCTGATCGCGGTCGCGCTGAGCCTGGTGGTGCACAACGCGGCCCGGGTCTCGATGCTGGAGAACGCCCGCGAGGTCCAGCTGGAGCGGCTGAACTACGCCCAGCTGCTCTACGAGGCGACGAAGACGAAGAAGGCCGACCCCCGCTTCGGCGCCAAGCTCAACGATCCGACGATGCCGAAGAGCCTGCGCCAGGAGACCCGGCGCAACCGGCGGGCCACGCATGTCGAGGACCGGGGCGGGGTGCCCGACGTCTGGGCGGCCGTGCCGGTGGGCAACGGGGACGTGCTCTCGCTGCACACCCGGTTCGCCGACCGCTCCACCACGATCATGGGCGACCTGGACCGGGCACTGATCATCGGTTCGGTCTCGGTGGTCCTCGGCGGTTCCGCCCTGGGGGTGCTGATCGGCGGCCAGCTGTCGCGCCGGCTGCGCAAGGCGGCGGCCGCGGCCGGGAAGGTCGCCCAGGGCAATACGGACGTCCGGGTCAGGGACGCCGTCGGCGGTGTCGTACGGGACGAGACCGATGAGCTGGCCGGTGCGGTGGACGCCCTGACCGACGCGCTGAACGAGCGGATCGAGGCCGAGCGGCGGGTCACCGCGGACATCGCGCACGAGCTGCGCACCCCGGTGACGGGGCTGCTCACGGCGGCCGAGCTGCTGCCGCCCGGCCGTCCCACGGAGCTCGTACGGGACCGGGCGCAGGCGATGCGCACCCTGGTCGAGGACGTGCTGGAGGTGGCCCGGCTGGACAGCGCGTCCGAGCGGGCCGAGCTCCAGGAGATCGCGCTCGGTGAGTTCGTCAGCCGCCGGGTGGCGCTGCTGGACCCCGATGTGCGGGTGCATGTGGTTCACGAGTCGTGGGTCAGCACCGATCCGCGCCGGCTGGAGCGCATCCTGGGCAATCTGCTGGGCAATGCCGCCAAGCACGGCTCCACCCCGGTGGAGGTCACGGTCGAGGGCCGGGTGGTCCGGGTCCGCGATCACGGCTCGGGGTTCCCGGCGGCGCTGCTGCGGGAGGGGCCGAGCCGGTTCCGTACCGGATCCACCGACCGGGCCGGGCACGGGCACGGTCTCGGGCTGACGATCGCGGCCGGCCAGGCCCGGGTGCTCGGCGCCCGGCTGACCTTCCGCAACGCCGCGCCCGAGGGCGCGGCCCAGGGCGCCGGCGGGGCGATCGCCGTGCTGTGGCTGCCCGAGCACGCGCCGACCGACACCGGCAGCTACCCGATGCTCCTGACCGAGCAGCGCGGCCCGGAGCCGGGGGCCCGCAAGGCCGCCGGCAGCTGGGCGCGCGGGGAGCGACCGGAGGGCTGA
- the cseB gene encoding two-component system response regulator CseB yields the protein MAETHVLFVEDDDVIREATQLALERDGFVVTAMPDGLSGLEAFRADRPDIALLDVMVPGLDGVSLCRRIRDESTVPVIMLSARADSIDVVLGLEAGADDYVTKPFDGAVLVARIRAVLRRFGHASGGAGAGEPQEQPEGGVLVFGDLEVDTEGMEVRKGGEQVSLTPTEMRLLLEFSSAPGTVLSRDKLLERVWDYGWGGDTRVVDVHVQRLRTKVGQDRIETVRGFGYKLRA from the coding sequence ATGGCCGAGACCCATGTCCTGTTCGTCGAGGACGACGACGTCATCCGCGAGGCCACCCAGCTGGCGCTGGAGCGGGACGGCTTCGTGGTCACCGCGATGCCCGACGGGCTCAGCGGCCTCGAGGCGTTCCGGGCCGACCGGCCCGACATCGCGCTGCTCGACGTGATGGTGCCGGGCCTGGACGGGGTCAGCCTGTGCCGGCGCATCCGGGACGAGTCGACGGTTCCGGTGATCATGCTGTCGGCCCGCGCCGACTCGATCGACGTGGTGCTCGGCCTGGAGGCCGGCGCCGACGACTACGTCACCAAGCCGTTCGACGGGGCCGTCCTGGTAGCCCGCATCCGGGCCGTGCTGCGGCGCTTCGGCCATGCCTCGGGGGGCGCCGGCGCCGGGGAGCCGCAGGAGCAGCCCGAGGGCGGGGTGCTGGTCTTCGGTGACCTGGAGGTCGACACCGAGGGCATGGAGGTGCGCAAGGGCGGCGAGCAGGTGAGCCTGACCCCGACCGAGATGCGGCTGCTGCTGGAGTTCTCCTCCGCGCCGGGCACGGTGCTCTCCCGCGACAAGCTGCTGGAGCGGGTCTGGGACTACGGCTGGGGCGGCGACACCCGGGTCGTGGACGTCCATGTGCAGCGGCTGCGGACGAAGGTCGGCCAGGACAGGATCGAGACGGTCCGCGGCTTCGGCTACAAGCTCCGGGCATGA
- a CDS encoding SigE family RNA polymerase sigma factor, with amino-acid sequence MAQGEVLGFEEYVRTRQEALLRSARRLVPDPVDAQDLLQTALARTYGRWDGIADKSLADAYLRRVMINTRTEWWRARKLDEVPTEQLPDASVEDGTEQRADRALLMDVLGVLAPKQRSVVVLRHWEQMSTEETAAALGMSAGTVKSTLHRALARLRQELESREAASREARLREDRDHTPAARTASAGTAVRPRTRAGAPADRRHDERGRERCAA; translated from the coding sequence ATGGCGCAGGGCGAGGTGCTCGGTTTCGAGGAGTACGTGCGGACCCGGCAGGAGGCGCTGCTGCGCAGTGCCCGCCGGCTGGTCCCCGACCCCGTGGACGCGCAGGACCTGCTGCAGACCGCGCTGGCCCGCACCTACGGCCGCTGGGACGGCATCGCCGACAAGTCCCTGGCCGACGCCTATCTGCGCCGCGTCATGATCAACACCCGGACCGAGTGGTGGCGCGCCCGCAAGCTCGACGAGGTCCCCACCGAGCAGCTGCCCGACGCCAGCGTCGAGGACGGCACCGAGCAGCGTGCCGACCGCGCCCTGCTGATGGACGTCCTCGGGGTGCTGGCTCCCAAGCAGCGCAGCGTCGTCGTGCTGCGACACTGGGAGCAGATGAGCACGGAGGAGACCGCGGCGGCACTCGGCATGTCGGCCGGTACGGTGAAGAGCACCCTGCACCGCGCGCTGGCGCGTCTGCGCCAGGAGCTGGAGAGCAGGGAGGCCGCGAGCCGGGAGGCCCGGCTCCGCGAGGACCGGGACCACACCCCGGCCGCGCGCACCGCGTCGGCCGGCACCGCGGTGCGGCCGCGGACGCGGGCAGGGGCGCCGGCGGACAGGCGTCACGACGAGCGGGGGCGGGAGCGGTGCGCGGCCTGA
- a CDS encoding A/G-specific adenine glycosylase, with amino-acid sequence MTATTATQTPPASLHTPVIGWFDQHARDLPWRRPEAGAWGVMVSEFMLQQTPVNRVLPVYEQWLSRWPRPADLAAEPPGEAVRAWGRLGYPRRALRLHGAAKAITERHGGDVPSEHAQLLALPGIGEYTAAAVASFAYRQRHAVLDTNVRRVFARAATGIQYPPNATTAAERRLARALLPEEDERAAQWAAATMELGALVCTAKNEDCTRCPIATQCAWRLAGKPAHQGPPRRGQTYAGTDRQVRGRLLAVLREAVTPVPQAALDAVWEEPVQRARALDGLVSDGLVEPLAGGHYRLPLT; translated from the coding sequence ATGACTGCCACGACTGCGACACAGACGCCCCCCGCCTCCCTCCACACCCCTGTCATCGGGTGGTTCGACCAGCACGCCCGCGATCTGCCCTGGCGCCGCCCCGAGGCGGGCGCCTGGGGTGTGATGGTGAGCGAGTTCATGCTGCAGCAGACCCCCGTCAACCGGGTCCTCCCGGTGTACGAACAGTGGCTGTCCCGCTGGCCGCGCCCCGCCGACCTCGCCGCGGAGCCCCCCGGCGAGGCCGTCCGCGCCTGGGGCCGGCTCGGCTACCCGCGCCGCGCGCTGAGGCTGCACGGGGCCGCCAAGGCGATAACGGAACGGCACGGCGGAGACGTACCGAGCGAGCACGCCCAGCTGCTCGCCCTGCCCGGGATCGGCGAGTACACGGCGGCGGCTGTGGCCTCGTTCGCCTACCGGCAGCGGCACGCCGTCCTCGACACCAACGTCCGCCGGGTGTTCGCCCGGGCCGCGACCGGCATCCAGTACCCGCCGAACGCGACCACCGCCGCCGAGCGCAGGCTCGCCCGGGCGCTGCTGCCGGAGGAGGACGAGCGGGCCGCGCAGTGGGCCGCGGCGACGATGGAGCTCGGGGCCCTCGTCTGCACCGCGAAGAACGAGGACTGCACGCGCTGCCCGATCGCCACGCAGTGCGCCTGGCGGCTGGCCGGGAAGCCCGCGCACCAGGGGCCGCCGCGCCGCGGCCAGACGTACGCCGGGACCGACCGGCAGGTGCGCGGCCGGCTGCTCGCCGTGCTGCGCGAGGCGGTGACCCCGGTGCCGCAGGCCGCGCTGGACGCGGTGTGGGAGGAGCCGGTGCAGCGGGCCCGTGCGCTGGACGGGCTGGTCTCCGACGGTCTGGTCGAGCCGCTGGCCGGCGGCCACTACCGGCTGCCGCTGACCTGA
- the disA gene encoding DNA integrity scanning diadenylate cyclase DisA yields MAASDRAASPGKSGQTTGNEALMRASLSAVAPGMALRDGLERILRGNTGGLIVLGMDRTVESMCTGGFVLDVEFTATRLRELAKLDGALILDKDMTKILRAGVQLVPDASIPTEETGTRHRTADRVSKQCNFPVVSVSQSMHLIALYVDGERRVLEESAAILSRANQALATLERYKLRLDEVAGTLSALEIEDLVTVRDVTAVAQRLEMVRRIATEIAEYVVELGTDGRLLSLQLDELIAGVEPERELVVRDYVPEPTAKRSRTVAEALTELDALSHTELLELPVVARALGYSGSPETLDSAVSPRGFRLLAKVPRLPGAIIDRLVEHFGGLQKLLAASVDDLQTVDGVGEARARSVREGLSRLAESSILERYV; encoded by the coding sequence GTGGCAGCCAGCGACCGGGCAGCATCGCCCGGAAAGTCCGGCCAAACCACCGGTAACGAGGCGCTGATGCGCGCCTCGTTGTCCGCCGTCGCGCCCGGAATGGCCCTGCGGGACGGCCTGGAGCGCATTCTCCGTGGCAACACCGGGGGCCTGATCGTGCTCGGCATGGACAGGACCGTCGAGTCGATGTGCACCGGCGGCTTCGTGCTGGACGTGGAATTCACCGCGACCCGGCTGCGCGAGCTGGCCAAGCTCGACGGGGCGCTGATCCTCGACAAGGACATGACCAAGATCCTGCGGGCCGGCGTGCAGCTGGTCCCGGACGCCTCGATCCCGACCGAGGAGACCGGCACCCGCCACCGCACGGCGGACCGCGTCTCCAAGCAGTGCAACTTCCCGGTGGTCTCGGTCTCGCAGTCGATGCACCTCATCGCGCTGTACGTGGACGGGGAGCGCCGGGTCCTGGAGGAGTCCGCCGCGATCCTCTCCCGCGCCAACCAGGCCCTCGCCACGCTGGAGCGGTACAAGCTCCGGCTCGACGAGGTGGCGGGCACGCTCTCCGCGCTGGAGATCGAGGACCTGGTGACCGTCCGGGACGTGACCGCGGTCGCCCAGCGCCTGGAGATGGTGCGCCGGATCGCGACCGAGATCGCCGAGTACGTGGTGGAGCTCGGGACCGACGGCCGGCTTCTCTCGCTCCAGCTCGACGAGTTGATCGCGGGCGTGGAGCCGGAGCGCGAGCTGGTCGTGCGCGACTATGTGCCGGAGCCGACCGCGAAGCGGTCGCGGACGGTGGCGGAGGCGCTCACCGAGCTGGACGCGCTGTCCCACACCGAGCTGCTCGAACTTCCCGTGGTGGCACGGGCGCTGGGGTACAGCGGCTCTCCGGAGACGCTCGACTCGGCGGTCTCGCCGCGCGGTTTCCGGCTGCTGGCGAAGGTGCCGAGGCTGCCCGGGGCGATCATCGACCGGCTGGTGGAGCACTTCGGCGGGCTGCAGAAGCTGCTCGCGGCGAGCGTGGACGATCTCCAGACGGTCGACGGGGTCGGCGAGGCACGGGCGCGCAGCGTGCGCGAGGGCCTCTCCCGGCTGGCCGAGTCGTCGATTCTCGAACGGTACGTGTAG